In a single window of the Nicotiana tomentosiformis chromosome 8, ASM39032v3, whole genome shotgun sequence genome:
- the LOC104108918 gene encoding inositol oxygenase 2-like: MTIVIEQPEFGLQVEEKQIPCNTNELILDGGFVVPKQLSCDGGFEVPEINSFGQSFRDYNAESERQKTVEEFYRVQHINQTYDYVKKMREKYGKLDKVEMSIWECCELLNDVVDDSDPDLDEPQIEHLLQTAEAIRKDYPNDDWLHLTALIHDLGKVLLLPSFGGLPQWAVVGDTFPLGCAFDESIVHHKYFKENPDTNNPLYNTKNGVYKEGCGLDNVVMSWGHDDYMYLVAKENGTTLPSAALFVIRYHSFYALHRAGVYTHLMNEEDRENMKWLKIFNKYDLYSKSKVRIDVEKVKPYYISLIEKYFPARLRW, from the exons ATGACTATCGTCATTGAGCAGCCTGAGTTTG GTTTGCAAGTAGAGGAGAAACAAATCCCATGCAATACCAATGAGCTTATTTTGGATGGTGGATTTGTGGTACCAAAGCAATTGTCTTGTGACGGTGGATTTGAAGTGCCAGAAATCaattcatttggccaatcatttag GGATTATAATGCAGAAAGTGAGAGACAGAAGACAGTGGAAGAATTCTATAGAGTTCAACACATCAACCAAACATATGACTAC GTGAAGAAAATGAGGGAAAAATATGGGAAGTTGGACAAAGTGGAAATGAGTATTTGGGAATGCTGTGAGCTATTGAATGATGTGGTGGATGACAGTGACCCTGACTTGGACGAACCCCAAATTGAGCACTTATTGCAAACTGCTGAGGCTATTAGAAAAGACTATCCAAATGATGATTGGCTTCATTTGACTGCCCTCATTCATG ATCTTGGAAAAGTACTACTTCTTCCTAGCTTTGGAGGGCTACCTCAATGGGCTGTTGTTGGTGATACGTTCCCATTAGGTTGTGCTTTTGATGAATCAATTGTTCACCACAAG TACTTTAAGGAAAATCCAGACACAAACAACCCTCTTTACAACACCAAGAATGGTGTATACAAAGAAGGATGTGGACTTGACAACGTTGTTATGTCATGGGGACATGATGATTATATGTATTTGGTCGCAAAGGAAAATGGAACTACTCTTCCTTCTGCTGCTTTGTTTGTCATTCGTTACCACTCTTTCTATg CGTTACATAGGGCAGGAGTATACACACACTTGATGAATGAGGAAGACAGAGAGAACATGAAGTGGCTTAAGATTTTCAA caaaTACGATTTGTACAGCAAGAGCAAAGTTAGAATTGATGTAGAAAAGGTCAAGCCATACTACATCTCCCTCATTGAAAAG TATTTTCCAGCAAGGCTCAGATGGTGA